A window of Caretta caretta isolate rCarCar2 chromosome 13, rCarCar1.hap1, whole genome shotgun sequence contains these coding sequences:
- the CEBPB gene encoding CCAAT/enhancer-binding protein beta — MQRLVAWDPACLPIQPPAFKSMEVANFYYETDYLAALSKPKPRAAGGRSMTELTVGDHERAIDISSYLDPLASQQPPPPPPAAAAAAGGNFEPPCSSSSQDFLSDLFAEDYKGGSKKPDYTYISLPRLCHPGGGQGHKPGGLLTCFPPQIVETKVEPVFESLDSCKGPRKEDGGAGPGGMSSPYGSTMRSYLGYQSVPSGSSGNLSTSSSSSPPGTPNPSDSSKSGGGGYAGAPGGKNKSKKSVDKHSDEYKIRRERNNIAVRKSRDKAKLRNLETQHKVLELTAENERLQKKVEQLSRELSTLRNLFKQLPEPLLATSGHC, encoded by the coding sequence ATGCAACGCCTGGTGGCCTGGGACCCAGCATGCCTCCCCATCCAGCCGCCTGCCTTTAAATCCATGGAAGTGGCTAATTTCTATTACGAGACGGACTATCTGGCTGCTCTGAGCAAGCCGAAGCCGCGGGCGGCAGGGGGCCGCTCCATGACCGAGCTCACCGTCGGGGACCACGAGAGAGCCATCGACATCAGCTCTTACCTGGACCCCTTAGCAtcccagcagccgccgccgcctcctcctgcagcggcggcagcagcagggggcAACTTTGagcctccctgcagcagcagcagccaagatTTCCTCTCCGACCTCTTCGCCGAGGACTATAAAGGCGGCAGCAAGAAGCCCGACTACACCTACATCAGCCTACCCAGGCTCTGCCACCCGGGCGGCGGCCAGGGCCACAAGCcgggggggctgctgacctgctTCCCGCCCCAGATCGTGGAGACCAAAGTGGAGCCGGTCTTCGAGTCCCTGGACTCCTGCAAAGGGCCCCGCAAGGAAGACGGCGGCGCTGGGCCGGGGGGCATGTCCTCCCCCTACGGCAGCACCATGCGCTCCTACCTCGGTTACCAATCGGTGCCCAGCGGCAGCAGCGGCAACCTGTCCACCTCGTCCTCTTCCAGCCCCCCCGGCACCCCCAACCCGTCCGATTCCTCCAAGTCCGGCGGCGGGGGCTACGCCGGGGCCCCCGGGGGCAAGAACAAGTCCAAGAAGAGCGTGGACAAGCACAGCGACGAGTACAAGATCCGCCGGGAGAGGAACAACATCGCGGTGCGCAAGAGCCGGGACAAAGCCAAACTGCGCAACCTGGAGACGCAGCACAAAGTCTTGGAACTGACCGCCGAGAACGAGCGGCTGCAAAAGAAAGTGGAGCAGCTCTCCCGGGAGCTGAGCACCCTCCGGAACTTGTTCAAACAGCTGCCCGAGCCCCTGCTGGCCACATCTGGCCACTGCTAG